The stretch of DNA GAGGCCGACTTTGGTCTAAGCCCGGAGGGTATGATTTCAACAAGTGCCATTGGGGAAATTCGTGCTTCGTATTTAAATTTTATAAGGCAGCGCCACTGAGCTCTGACCAAGCCTATAAAAAACAGGTTTTCTATGAAGGAATTAATTTGGAACTTGATATAAAGCTGAAACTGCTGGAACGGATGTATCAATTATACGACGATAGTCTCGCATCCTATGACCTGGCCTGCCGGAAATTTTGTTTGGACTGCTGTACCCGTAATGTCACAATCACTACCCTGGAGGGGTATCAGATTATCAGGCATTTATTATTTCATGACCAGCTGAAATTTTTAGAGAGACTGAAGGCAGATGTGTCGCTTCCGCGCTTTCAGCCCCGCACCACCACGAACCGGATTGCCCGGCTGTGCGCGGCGGGAGATGATATTCCGGCTGAAGAAACCGATTCCGACAGGGGCGCCTGTCCCTTGCTGGAAGACAGCCTGTGCCGCATTTATGCGGTCCGGCCGTTCGGGTGCCGCTGCCTGGTTTCTATAAAAAAATGCGCTGACACCGGCTGTGCCGAAGTGGATGACTTTCTGCTGAGCGTAAACACCGTGTTCCTGCAATATATTGAACATATCGATATGAAAGGCCGGTCCGGGAATCTTATCGATGTGCTGCTCTGGATGGAATCGGAAAAAAACCGTCAGATTTATGAAGGGGGCGCCCTGCCGGAAAGCGAAATGATCGGCAACCAGCCGATCCCATTTCTGTTTGTCCCGCCGAAACACCGGGACAGAATGAAACCGATCATAAACGCGCTGCAGTCGCTTTAAAAGATGATCCTAAATTTTGATGGTCTCGTAAAAAGTCGAAAATGCTTCTCAATCGTCATTCCCGCGAAAGCGGGAATCCAGTGATTTCAATATGCAAAATTTCCGGCAACTGGAATTTTACTGCTTGCCCTTGACGGTTAAAGACGATTTTCATATACTCTCATTGGTTTTTATTAGTTTTTGTAGATATCTAAACGGCCCACCTGCTGTGGCATTGTAAACCCAGACAGAACCTGGCCAAGAGGGATGTAATTACTGCTGAAGAACGCTGGGTTGGCGTCGATGATGTGGCCACCCACCTTGGGGTTGCCAAACACTCTGTGTATAGATGGATCGAACAGCGGGCGCTTCCATCTCACCGGGTGGGGCGGCTCTTTCGTTTCAAGTTATCCGAAATAGACGAGTGGGTGAATTCCGGCGGAGCCGGCTACAAAAAACCTGATTCCAGGGAAAATCACTAATGGCGAAACCACTCGCCGATAGAATCATAAAGAGAATCATCCAGTCAGCCAAGCTGTAGCACCGTCTTGTCATGCCGACGGCTCACGGCGACCCCGGCGGAAATGAGAAAGCGGTTCAATGACGAATAAACCAAAAAGTCCGGATACGAGTTTGGATGTCCATTACGATTCGGTCCTTGGGGACATCTCCAATGTCATTGATGCGGCCAGAAGGTCTGCAGCCCGTTCGATAAATTACATCATGACTGCGGCTTATTGGCTGGCCGGAAGGCGTATCGTGGAGTCCGAACAGGAAGGCGAGAAACGCGCCACGTACGGAGAGGAATTGCTCAAACGGTTGTCGGTCGATCTTGGCAAACGTTATGGACGTGGGTTCGGAGTTGATAATCTCCAGCGATTTCGCGCCTTCTACCTCGTTTACCCCCCAGAACGAATTTACGCGACACTGTCGCGTAAATTGCCTGATGAAGACCAGATCGGGAAATACGCAACGCCGTTGCGTATTTCTCAAACGAAATCAATGGACAAACCTGACGGTTCAATTCTCCAGACACCGTCTGCAGAATTGGCCCTTGTCGAGATTGCGCGCTGTTTCCATCTACCCTGGTCTGCCTATGTCCGCTTGCTTTCGGTGAAAAATGAAAATGCCAGGGGCTTCTACGAAACCGAAGCTTTGCGCGGCGGCTGGTCGGTGCGGCAACTCGACCGGCAGATTAATTCCCAGTTCTACGAACGGACAGCCCTTTCCCGCAACAAAACCGCCATGTTGAGCAAGGGGCAAAAGGCGCTGCCTGAAGATACTGTTCTTCCTGAAGAAGAAATCAAAGACCCTTTTATGCTGGAATTTCTTGGCCTCAAGGACGAATATTCCGAAACCGACCTGGAAGAGGCGCTTATCCGACATCTGGAGACCTTTCTCTTGGAGTTGGGCGGCGATTTCTGCTTTATCGGCAGACAGAAGCGCCTTCGCATCGGTGACGAATGGTATCGGGTGGACCTGCTCTTTTTCCATCGTCGCCTGCGATGCCTGGTGATCATCGACCTGAAGCTCGGCAAATTCACCCACTCCGATGCCGGTCAGATGCACCTTTATCTCAACTATGCGCGGGAACACTGGGTTCACAAGGATGAAAATCCACCCGTGGGGCTGATCCTTTGCGCCCGAAAAGATGAGGCCGTCGCCCGGTACGCCCTTGAAGGGCTCCCTAACAAGGTGATGGCCTCGGAGTATCGGACGGCACTGCCGGATGAAAAGGAACTGGCGGCCGAGATTGAACGGACACAGGCTTTGCTGCAGGATCGAAAAAGAACCGCTTTGACTTTGCGCCCGGCAATTAGGACAAAAAAAGGTAAAAAAACCACGCGGAGCTCAGCAGGCAGAAAAGGGGCTGCAAAGGGGCCAAAGGGATCATAAATAGCGCAACCGGCACAAGTCGTTCAGAAATCGGATGCAATCCGGGAGCAGGAAACGGATTTCAGGAATTCCTCCCTGGAGAGGAGAGCGGTTGTCATAAAAACATTCCGTTATCCCAACATTTTTTTCTACAACCGCTTATACCGCAATTCATTGTTTCGGAACTTTATTATGGAAAGCGGTATAACACTCCATACGTAAACCAATGCCGAAAAAGAAAACAAAACTGGATCGATTTGCCGATTTGACCTGGAATGATCTCGAGGAATGGGCCGGAAGCAAGATCGTCTCCCGGGGGAAGAATTATCAGCGTCAGGGCCATGTCAGTGATTTGGCCGTAACCGAAGACGACGGCCTGATCGCCTGGGTGGACGGTACGGAAAGGTATGCTACCAAGGTGGCCATGGATGACGACGGTCTGCCGGATTCGGTCTGCACCTGCCCTTATGAAGTGGATTGCAAGCACGGGGTGGCGGTGGTGGTCGATTATCTCAAGCGGATGGAAGACAATAAGCCCTTTCCCAAGGCAGGCCGGGACGATGCCCGCTTGAAGCTACTGAAAGATGAAGACTGGGATGATGAACCGATTGATGAGGAAATGGCGGTATCCGAGGACGTGCAAAAGGAGATCGACCCGTTTCTAAAAGGAAAAACAAAAACTCAACTCATTGAGCTATTTCACGAAATCGCGCGACAGCACCCTGAAATGGCGCAGGCGCTTGAAGACCACCGGCAATTGACATCAGGCCATACCAAAACACTGGTGACACGCCTTCGCCGTGAAATTCAAGAGATCGGCAATGAACCCGGCTGGCAGGATTACTGGCGGGGCGGCGGGTATACGCCGGACTATTCCGGAATTCGCAAGAAGCTTGAAACACTACTTGAAACCGGGCATGCCGACGAGGTGCTGAAGCTGGGGCGGGAACTGATGTCCACCGGTATCCGCCAGGTGGAGGAGAGCCATGACGAGGGTGAGACGGCGATGGAGGTTGCCGACTGTATGCCGGTGATCGTCAAAGCATTGGATCGGTCTTCACTTGATTCTGCCGATAAGCTGAACTGGGCTTTAGATGCCGAGCTAAAGGACCAGTACGAGGTGTGTGAGGCCTTTGTCGAATATCTCCACCGCCAGCACCCCAAATCCGCCTGGCAGGCCCTTGCGGACCGGCTGTTGTTGCGTTTGAAGGAGGTGAAACATTCTAAAGGCGCTGACGATTTCAGCCGCCGCTACGAACGTGACCGGCTCAGTGACTGGGCGATCTACGCCTTGGATCAGGCCGGCCGGAAGGACGAGATTATCCCCCTATGTGAGGCTGAGGCCAACAAGACGGGCAGCTATGACCGCTTGGTCAAGCTCCTGGTTTCGGCACGTCGCTATGAGGAGGCCGAATGCTGGATTCGGGAGGGAGTCCAAGCGACAAAAGACAAATGGCCTGGGATCGCCGCCGGACTGCGTAATGCACTTCGGGAAATTCGAACGCAACAGAAGAACTGGCCTGTGGTGGCGGCGATACAGGTCGAGGAATTCGTACGCCGTCCCTCGCGACAGGCTTTTACAAGCTGCCAAAAGGCCGCTGCCAAGGTCATGGCTTGGCCTGAGGTGCGCGAATTCCTATTGCAATACCTCGAAAAAGGCGAGCCGCCCTGGAAGCGGGAGGGCTGGTCCCTTCCGGATTCCGGCCTGGATGTGCCGGAAACTGAACGAAAAGACCGATTTCCAATGGTGAGCGATCTTATTGAAATGGCCATATTGGAAAAGAAACCCGAACGAGTATTATTTTGGTACGACCGGCTTCCAAAGAAACAATACGGGTGGTACGGCATTGACGACGATGAGGTTGCCACGGCCGTTCAAACCCATGCCCCGGATCGAGCGGTGGCCATCTGGAAGCGCAAGGCGGAAAAATTGATCGCCCAGGTCAAGCCAAAGGCATACCAGGAGGCGGGCCGATACTTGCGCAAGGCCGCCAAAATCATGGCCGAAGAAAGAAAACAAGCGGAGTGGAACCGATATCTGCAAAGCCTGAGGGAACACCATGCCCGCAAGATCCGACTGACTGCGGTCCTGGATAGCCTAGACGAAAAACCGATCATAAAAAAGAAGACACCGTCGAAATAACGATCTTTAACAGCAGGATCACACTGTTCACGTCGGATGACGAAAAGGTGCGACGCATCCACCAAATCCTCTGTAAATTTAACCAACCATGGGACGGTTGGTGGCGAAGATAAAGACGAATATGGAAAAGGCTGTTGTTGAAAAAGCCACAAGTCCGATTAAGACTTAAATTTTTAACAGCTCGGCGGCATTTTTCCCCAGAATACGCCGGGTTTCATCCGGCGAAAGTCCGGCTGCTTCCATTTCCTTGAAATATTTGGCAGGCTTGATCAACGGATAGTCGCTGCCGAACAAAATTTTTTCAGGGCCCACAATTTGAACGGCAATGCTGTAAACCTTGGGATCATATAGAAAGGGGGATGCAGCCGTATCAAAATAAATATTTTGCAGGCTTTCCTTGATTTCCTTTTTTACCAGATGGAAGAAAAACAGTCCCCCGCCCCAGTGGGCCAGAACGATCTTGTTTTCAGGAAACTTCCGTATCAGCCCATAGAGCTGCGGAAACGTCATGGGAACTTTGCCGGGATATTTATGACCGATGGGCTTATTGGTATGAATCAGAACCGGCACATCGGCCTGCCGGCAGATCTCCATAATGGGCGCCAAACGATTAATGGACCCCTCATCAAACCCAGACTGATAATATGCAAGCTCACCGACGCCGGAAAAACTTCCCGCCAGACAGCGCTGCGCTTCGGTTACAGCTTCCTCACTGAATGGATCCAGACAGCAAAAACCGATCAGACGCGTTGGAAATCTTTCTATTGATTCAGCGATATAGTCGTTATGATCGCTCAGGGTCTTGGGGTTTTTCCAGGGGAAACCAAAGACGACGGCCTTGTCGATTTCCTGTGCGTCCATCACCGCGATCAGCTCCTGCGCCCCAATCAATTTTGACTTCGGCAAACTGTAAAGCAATGAAAACGCCGTCTCGGCAGGAAAATACTTCTCCCTGTTCTCGCGGATCTTCCCGGGAAAAATATGCGTATGAAAATCGATGATCATGTCTCTATCCCGCCTGAAGATATACTTTTATGGTTAAAATACATTTCACATGAGTTCGTGGCAACAAAAAAATGCTGCCGCAGGGCCAATCATCAATTTTGCAGAAAAATCTGCAAGAATCCAACCGCACACTTTGCCTAACCCTTTGTAATTTTGCGATGTTATTTAGAAAGCACGGTTGACAACCCAAGCCCCTTCTGATATTTTTATTGCGGTAAAATCACGACCGGCGGATGTTGATGCCTGTGGGAGCGTCTGCTAAGTTCACACAATACATACGACAACTTTTGGGAGAATAATACCATGGCCATCTTAAACAATCTCAAGCGGCAATTACGGTCCGTCATCGAGTGGCGTGAACCCAGGCCCGATACGCTTTTTTACCAGTGGAGCGACAACGGCGATGAAATCAAAAACGTCTCCAAGCTGATTGTCAATCCTGGCCAGGGCTGTATTTTCGTTTACGAAGGCAAGATCCGTTCGGTCTTGGACAAACCCTGTCTGGTGGAACTTGAAACAGCCAACATCCCCTTCTGGACCACCATCAAAAAATTCATGCAGTCTTTTGAAAGCGAGCACAAGGTCGGCATCTATTATTTCCGCACCAGCAAGGTGCTCAATCAGAAATGGGGGACCCTGGCGCCCATCAAATATGAAGACCCGAAATTCGGATTCCCGGTGGCACTGAAGGCTTTCGGCAATTTCAGCTACCGCATTGTTGAGCCGCGGGACTTTTTCGTCAACGTGGTGGGCGGACACAATAACTTCACCACCACCGATTTTCGCAGCATCATGAGCGAACGCCTGGTGCATCCCATCACCGACCACATCGCCGAACTCCGTTTGTCCTTCACGGAGATAGACGCTCAGCGTGAAGAAATCGCCCAGGGCATGGCCGAAAAATTGACCGCTGACTTTGCCAAGCTCGGCTTTGAAATCACGGACTTCCGCATCGAAGGAACCAATTTTGACGAGGAGACCGTCAGACGCATCGGTCGGATTGCCGACCTGACCGCCGAAGCCCAGGCCATCAAAGCGGTGGGGGTTGATTACGCCGAACTGATGAAGCTGGAAGCCCTCAAGGAAGCGGCTAAAAACGAAGGCGGCGGCGCCGGCATGGGGGTGGGGCTCGGGGCCGGCCTCGGCATGGGACAGGCCATGGCCCAGTCCATGACCCAAAAGACCGCGGCCGCACCAGCATCGGACACCGGCAGCGATCCGGCGGCAAAACTGACCCAGCTAAAAAAAATGCACGAAGAGGGTCTGATCACCGACGAGGAATATACCGCCAAGAAAAAACAGATCCTTGATGCTTTTTAGGGGATGATGCCATGGCCAGCTGTTGCAGTTGTTCAGCCCCGCTTCCTGCCGACACCAGTCGCTGCGGTTATTGCGGTACACGCAATGACATGAATTTTGCTGCCATTAATCACTTTGCGGTTTCCCGGGAAGAGTCCGGACGGCAATGCCCCCATTGTCAGATTTTCCTCCAGTCCATCCGCCCGACGCCGGACAGCGCCTTTGTTCTCGAACGCTGCGAAATCTGCTTCGGGCTGTTTTTCGATCCGGGTGAGGTACAGGCATTTCTCGAGGCTTCGGTGACGAAGGCTTTCGAAGTCAATTTCAAGGAGATTGTCAACATCAACCGGGAGCGCGCCGACAAAGACCGGCAGGTCCGCTATATCAAATGCCCGGAATGCGGCAAATTCATGAACCGGGTCAATTTCGGCTACCGCAGCGGCGTGGTCATGGACCAGTGCAGGCAGCACGGCGTCTGGATGGACAACGGTGAGCTCATCCATCTGATGGAATGGAAAAACGCCGGCGGACAGTTGCTGGACGAGCGCCAAAAGACTCAGCGCTTAAAAGAAGAACAGCGCAAGGCCCGGACGGCTGCCGCCAAAAAAACCGGCGCCGGCGCCATCTCCTTTGACAACCGCATTGACGACGCCCCCGGCGACCTGGCCCAGGCAGCCTTTTCCCTCCTGTCAAAATTCTTCGGGTGATCCGACCCGAAAAACAGGCTCATCTGCTTCTATCATGCGACCGGGTATTATATGATTCACTATTTTAAGGCCTGAAACCTTGAACCTGAAACCTTGAACCATTTATATGTTTATCATCGCCGGCATCTCACCCAGAATAAAAACGCTTGACGGCACGCCCCGCATTTGTCCGTCCTGCGGACTGGCCCAGGCTTATCTCAAGAGGTCCGACAGCTATTTCAGCCTTTTTTTTATTCCACTTTTTCGCGTCAAAAAAGGGGAGTCGTTTATCCGTTGTGAACGTTGTGAAACCGTCGTGTCGGATAAGGCCGCCCCCTTTCGCACTTGGAAGGCCCAACGCACAAATCAATGCAAAAGCTGCGGAAAAACGATGGATAAAGGATTTGTCTACTGCCCCTACTGTGGGAAACCAGTTGCTTAAGAAACAGGACACCGTATCTAAAACGGTAAATACCAGGGCCACGAATGCTTAAAAACATCCACTCCCGGCAAGCTATTGAACCTGATACGGAACGCCATGTCGTCCTCGTCACCCCGGAAGTCCACTGGAATACCGGCAATGTCGGTCGGACCTGTCTGGGCGCCGGTGCGTTTCTGCACCTGGTAAAACCCCTGGGATTTTCCCTGGACAGCCGTGAAGTCAAGAGGGCCGGGCTGGATTACTGGTCAAAGGTAAAACTCTCGGTCTGGGATAATTTTGATGATTTTTTAGAAAAGATGTCGCCCCAAGAAGAGGAAATGGCCTTATTTACCAAAAACGGAACCCGGCTTTTCTGGTCGCTCTCTGCATCAAAACGATTGTTTCTTGTGTTTGGCCCGGAATCCAAAGGATTGTCCAGTAACATGCTTTCGCGCTACCCCCATTCAAGCTATCGCATTCCCGTCTCCCCGGAGATCAGGTCATTGAATCTGTCAACGGCGGTTGGGATTGCACTTTATGAAAGTTTGAGGTTTAATTCCGTATCTATTAACGAAGGAAACGGTTTTCGCTAAAAACAATTCGACCGAACATGCTTATCATTGCCAACCCGAAATAGACGGCAGAGAGGGCGGAATAAATGAAATCGGCTGTTGAAATCCATTCGGCAAACCAGCCACCCCCAAGAAGCTTAAATGGATCTTTGCGGGTAGTGGCCGGCATTGGCCGGCTTCACATCACGGCCATCGCGGCCATGGGCGTTTTTACCTTTGGCTGGCTGTTTACCGGAAGCTACCCCTGGTTCCTGACGGTTGTCTGTGCACTGGACTGGTTTATTGTCAACCTGACGAACCGCGTGGTGGACATCGCAGAAGACAGCGTCAACGACATCCGCCATACGGACTGCGTTTATCATCACCGCAAGCGCTTGCTGACTTTGAGCATGACGCTGATGGTCGGTTCGCTGGCGGTTGTACATATGATCAATCCGGCGATCACCCCGCTGAGGATTGCCGGCCACCTGTTGGGCGTCTTTTACAACTGGCCGCTGTTGCCGGGGACGCGCCGCTTGAAAGAGATCTACTTCTGGAAAAACACCGCCTCGGGCGCCGGTTTCTTAATTACGGTTTTCGGGTATCCCCTGGCGACCGCCTTCTGGATAAATGAGAAGCATTCCTTTCCGCCGGGAATCACCTGGACAACGGTCTTCCTGACCGCGGTATTCTTTTCCCTTTTTATTCAGAGCTACGAAATTCTTTATGATCTCCGAGATATAAAAGGAGATGCCCTCCGCGGCATCCGAACCTATCCGGTCGTCCATGGCGAACGGATCGCCGTCCTTATGATCGACACCCTGATTGTTGCGTCCGCCGTTGTTTTAACACTGGGCTATGTGCGGGGTGTTGTCCCCTGGCGCATTTTCATCATGATCGCCGCGCCCCTTCTCCAGATTGTCGTTTACAAATACGCCTTGCACCGGCAGGAGCTGATGGCAGGCTGTATCCGTCTTACATGGATGGGGGCAGCGCTTTTCTGTATTTATCATCTGTGGGTGCTGGCGGACCTGCCGGGAGCTGATTTTTAATGATGCTTCTGGAGCTGGCAGGAATCTTTTTCAGTATCTTTATTGTTTTTGGTTTTGCGGCCAAAGACCCTCGCCCCGTCCGCTTTTTGGCAAGGGCGGTCATTGTTTCCGCCTCAGCCTGGATGGCTGAAGAAAGCTGTATTCTGCTGTACCGTTTTTATGCTTATCACCCCAACTGGAATTTATGTTTAGATCAGGTCCCCCTGCTGATTGTTGTCACCTGGCCGATCATCATCTTCTCAGCCATGGAGTTGACGTCCCGCATTCGGATCGCGCACCCCGTAAAGGGCCTGTTTGCGGGCGCTGCCGTGGTTGCCAGCGATAGCTTATTTATCGAACCGATTTCCGTCAAGGCCGGACTTTGGCAATGGACGCTGCCGGGATTATTCAACGTGCCGCCCATCGGCATTCTGGGCTGGTTCTTTTTTGCGCTCCTGAGTATAGGCGTCTTGAACACCAAGCGCTTGAAGGGGCCCCGGACCATCCATGACACCCTGCTGCTTGTCATACCCGTATTGGGCACTCATTTTTTGCTGCTGCTCTCTTGGTGGGGGGCCTTTCGATGGATAAATTTTCAGTTGCCGATCCCGGCAATCGTCGGGGTCGGCTGGTGTGTTTCTTTTGTTATGATTGCCACCATTCTTAAAAAACAAACCGGCAGAGGAATAAGAAAAAGAACCCTGCTGCTGCGCATCCCGGCGGCCCTTTTCTTCTTTGGCTTGTTGGTGGTGAAAGCGACTGCCCCCCTCCCCCTGGCAGCTTATGCGATCGCTTTTGTGCCCCCTTATGTATTGCTCATGCTCCAACAGTATCGGCGCCATGCCACTTGACTATCAAAACCTTTTTCACTATATCCGGACAAAGACGGCACAACTCCCTTAAGCGAAAAAAATGAAGGGCCACCCGAAGCCATGAAAACCTCATCATCTTTGTTTAATAAAAGCGTCCCAGAATCCCGGCAACTGATAGATGTTGCCCTGGGCCGCGAGGCTGCCGACCTAGCCGTCGTCAATGCAAGTTTGCTGAACGTTTACACTGGAGAAGTTCTGAAAAACTACGCAGTCTGCGCCAAGGGAAGATGGATCGCCTATATGGGCGACAACCCCGGCAGCATCATTACTGCCGGCACTCATGTTATCGATGCCCAGGGCTGCCCGCTGATTCCCGGCCTTATCGACGGCCATGCCCACCTTGCCTGGATGTATACGGCCGCTGAATTTTTAAAACATGTCATCCCGGGGGGGACCACCACCATCGTTACTGAAACCATGGAAACGTTTCCCGTCGCCGGCCATGACGGTGTCATCGATTTTTTAAATTCCTGCAAAGAGCAGCCCGTTAAAATCTTTGCCACGGCGCCGGTAATGGTTTCCATCAGCCAACAGGCCCGGGGCATTTCCACGGACGCCTTACGTTCGCTTCTTGAAAGAGACGATATCCTAGGGCTGGGAGAATCTTACTGGCAGGCCGTACTCCAGGACCCGGACAGCATTCTGCCCATTTTTAGACAGGCGCAGCTTTTCAATAAAACCCTGGAGGGACACACCGCCGGAGCAACCGCCGGCAAATTGGTGGCCTCTGTTGCCGCCGGTATCTCCTCCTGTCATGAGCCCATCACCGCGGACGAAGTTTTAGACCGGCTGCGCCTGGGACTGAACGTCATGATCAGAGAGGGCAGCATTCGCAGAGACCTCCAATCCATTTCCCGGATAAAAGACAGCGGCATTAGCTTCAGGCGGCTTTCCTTCGTAACCGACGGGATTGAACCGAAAGATCTCCTTGAAAAAGGATACATGGAATTTGTCGTACAAAAGGCCATTGACTGCGGCTTTGACCCGGTTGCCGCCATCCGCATGGCCACACTAAACGTGGCGGAACATTTTTCAATAGACAGTCTTGTGGGCGGGATCGCCCCGGGCCGGTTTGCAGACATGCTTATCCTTCCCGACCTCAAGACCATTAAGCCCCGATATGTCATCAGCAACGGCCGGCTGGTCGCCCGGGACGGCCGTCTTCTGGTTACTCCCAGGATTCATCAGTTCAGCCAAAAGAGCCGGAAGAGCGTCGCCCTTCCCAGGGAACTGAAACCGTCGGATTTTTCCGTTCCGGCAAAAAGCGGTGAAACAAAAGCCGGCGTCAGAATGATTGAACTGATCACCGACCTGGTGACCCGAGAAAAACATGAAACGCTTGCCGCAGCCGGCGGCGAAATTCAGGCGGATCTTGATAGAGATATCATCAAAGTGGCTGCCATCGACCGGACCCATGTGCCCGGCAAAATGTTTACCGGCTTTATCAGGGGCTTTAACCTCAAATCCGGCGCCATTGCATCCAGCGGGGCCTGGGACACATCGGACATAGTGGTCGTGGGCACAAATAGTGCGGACATGGCAACGGCGGTAAACCGGATTATGGCCTTGCAGGGCGGCGCCGTTGTCTGCAGCCGCGGCGACATCCTGGCTGAAATTCCGCTGCCGATAATGGGTATCATTTCCGAGCTTCCCATGAGAGACCTGGCGGCGAAACTTGAAGGCTTGAACGCGGCAATTTCACAGTTGGGCGTTTCTTTAAAAAACCCCTTGTTGACGCTGATCACCCTTACCGGCGCCGCTATTCCCTATTTAAGGATCTGTGAAGAAGGCCTGGTGAATCTGAAAGACGGCCGGCCCCTTGGATTATTCATAGATTAATATTAAATACTTGAAGATTGCATACAAGACTAAGATGAATAAGAATTAAAAATGAAAATACTCAACTCAAAGTTGGATCTTCAGTTGTTTTACCATCAAGCAAGCGAAGCACGCCAAAAAGCGATATTATTAGATTATGATGGAACACTTGCGCCATTTCACGTCAATCCCGAAAAAGCCTTCCCTTACCCCGGTGTGCGTGAGATGCTGAAGAAAGTCATGCAAGCACCTGATGTTCGGACGGTTTTTATCAGCGGCAGGTGTATCAGGGATTTGGAAGCCCTTTTAGAGTTCGATGTCAAACCGGAGTTAAGGGGCTCTCATGGGTTGGAAAGATTGAAGTCGGACGGTTCCTATGAGGTTGCCTCAATGGATGAAATGGCCGTGCAAGGTCTGGTCATGGCCGATGAGTGGATCGAAACAACCGACTATCTAAATCGATGT from Desulfobacterales bacterium encodes:
- a CDS encoding YkgJ family cysteine cluster protein — encoded protein: MELDIKLKLLERMYQLYDDSLASYDLACRKFCLDCCTRNVTITTLEGYQIIRHLLFHDQLKFLERLKADVSLPRFQPRTTTNRIARLCAAGDDIPAEETDSDRGACPLLEDSLCRIYAVRPFGCRCLVSIKKCADTGCAEVDDFLLSVNTVFLQYIEHIDMKGRSGNLIDVLLWMESEKNRQIYEGGALPESEMIGNQPIPFLFVPPKHRDRMKPIINALQSL
- a CDS encoding helix-turn-helix domain-containing protein encodes the protein MTAEERWVGVDDVATHLGVAKHSVYRWIEQRALPSHRVGRLFRFKLSEIDEWVNSGGAGYKKPDSRENH
- a CDS encoding PDDEXK nuclease domain-containing protein, whose translation is MTNKPKSPDTSLDVHYDSVLGDISNVIDAARRSAARSINYIMTAAYWLAGRRIVESEQEGEKRATYGEELLKRLSVDLGKRYGRGFGVDNLQRFRAFYLVYPPERIYATLSRKLPDEDQIGKYATPLRISQTKSMDKPDGSILQTPSAELALVEIARCFHLPWSAYVRLLSVKNENARGFYETEALRGGWSVRQLDRQINSQFYERTALSRNKTAMLSKGQKALPEDTVLPEEEIKDPFMLEFLGLKDEYSETDLEEALIRHLETFLLELGGDFCFIGRQKRLRIGDEWYRVDLLFFHRRLRCLVIIDLKLGKFTHSDAGQMHLYLNYAREHWVHKDENPPVGLILCARKDEAVARYALEGLPNKVMASEYRTALPDEKELAAEIERTQALLQDRKRTALTLRPAIRTKKGKKTTRSSAGRKGAAKGPKGS
- a CDS encoding amidohydrolase family protein, whose protein sequence is MIIDFHTHIFPGKIRENREKYFPAETAFSLLYSLPKSKLIGAQELIAVMDAQEIDKAVVFGFPWKNPKTLSDHNDYIAESIERFPTRLIGFCCLDPFSEEAVTEAQRCLAGSFSGVGELAYYQSGFDEGSINRLAPIMEICRQADVPVLIHTNKPIGHKYPGKVPMTFPQLYGLIRKFPENKIVLAHWGGGLFFFHLVKKEIKESLQNIYFDTAASPFLYDPKVYSIAVQIVGPEKILFGSDYPLIKPAKYFKEMEAAGLSPDETRRILGKNAAELLKI
- a CDS encoding SPFH domain-containing protein; the encoded protein is MAILNNLKRQLRSVIEWREPRPDTLFYQWSDNGDEIKNVSKLIVNPGQGCIFVYEGKIRSVLDKPCLVELETANIPFWTTIKKFMQSFESEHKVGIYYFRTSKVLNQKWGTLAPIKYEDPKFGFPVALKAFGNFSYRIVEPRDFFVNVVGGHNNFTTTDFRSIMSERLVHPITDHIAELRLSFTEIDAQREEIAQGMAEKLTADFAKLGFEITDFRIEGTNFDEETVRRIGRIADLTAEAQAIKAVGVDYAELMKLEALKEAAKNEGGGAGMGVGLGAGLGMGQAMAQSMTQKTAAAPASDTGSDPAAKLTQLKKMHEEGLITDEEYTAKKKQILDAF
- a CDS encoding zf-TFIIB domain-containing protein encodes the protein MASCCSCSAPLPADTSRCGYCGTRNDMNFAAINHFAVSREESGRQCPHCQIFLQSIRPTPDSAFVLERCEICFGLFFDPGEVQAFLEASVTKAFEVNFKEIVNINRERADKDRQVRYIKCPECGKFMNRVNFGYRSGVVMDQCRQHGVWMDNGELIHLMEWKNAGGQLLDERQKTQRLKEEQRKARTAAAKKTGAGAISFDNRIDDAPGDLAQAAFSLLSKFFG
- a CDS encoding zinc ribbon domain-containing protein encodes the protein MFIIAGISPRIKTLDGTPRICPSCGLAQAYLKRSDSYFSLFFIPLFRVKKGESFIRCERCETVVSDKAAPFRTWKAQRTNQCKSCGKTMDKGFVYCPYCGKPVA
- a CDS encoding tRNA (cytidine(34)-2'-O)-methyltransferase; this encodes MLKNIHSRQAIEPDTERHVVLVTPEVHWNTGNVGRTCLGAGAFLHLVKPLGFSLDSREVKRAGLDYWSKVKLSVWDNFDDFLEKMSPQEEEMALFTKNGTRLFWSLSASKRLFLVFGPESKGLSSNMLSRYPHSSYRIPVSPEIRSLNLSTAVGIALYESLRFNSVSINEGNGFR
- a CDS encoding UbiA family prenyltransferase encodes the protein MKSAVEIHSANQPPPRSLNGSLRVVAGIGRLHITAIAAMGVFTFGWLFTGSYPWFLTVVCALDWFIVNLTNRVVDIAEDSVNDIRHTDCVYHHRKRLLTLSMTLMVGSLAVVHMINPAITPLRIAGHLLGVFYNWPLLPGTRRLKEIYFWKNTASGAGFLITVFGYPLATAFWINEKHSFPPGITWTTVFLTAVFFSLFIQSYEILYDLRDIKGDALRGIRTYPVVHGERIAVLMIDTLIVASAVVLTLGYVRGVVPWRIFIMIAAPLLQIVVYKYALHRQELMAGCIRLTWMGAALFCIYHLWVLADLPGADF
- a CDS encoding carotenoid biosynthesis protein — protein: MMLLELAGIFFSIFIVFGFAAKDPRPVRFLARAVIVSASAWMAEESCILLYRFYAYHPNWNLCLDQVPLLIVVTWPIIIFSAMELTSRIRIAHPVKGLFAGAAVVASDSLFIEPISVKAGLWQWTLPGLFNVPPIGILGWFFFALLSIGVLNTKRLKGPRTIHDTLLLVIPVLGTHFLLLLSWWGAFRWINFQLPIPAIVGVGWCVSFVMIATILKKQTGRGIRKRTLLLRIPAALFFFGLLVVKATAPLPLAAYAIAFVPPYVLLMLQQYRRHAT